A portion of the Oxynema aestuarii AP17 genome contains these proteins:
- a CDS encoding bifunctional heptose 7-phosphate kinase/heptose 1-phosphate adenyltransferase: MTLDSPFIAQLHRSATRLSDRLQQFSRVRVLVVGDLTLDEFLTGQVERISREAPVPIVRHENTRQVPGGGANAVYNLAKLGAQVKVAGLVGEDEPGRALLNIFEGVGIDTSGILRDRDRPTVTKTRISAHSRQSVTQQIVRIDRKSDALPHPDLQARLADYIRQQHSAVDAILCSDYGDGVLTSRTIEATLKHPLTVVDTQKHLDRYRGASLFTPNLPEAEQALGYKIDTLATLERAGGDLLDLTQADYILITRGEQGMSIFDRAGTIAHIPAFNRTDVFDVTGAGDTVVAVLTLGLAIGATPWEAAVLGNLAASLVVRQFGTATTTIAQMQEALFEFIHGDSTNPS, from the coding sequence ATGACTCTAGATTCTCCATTTATCGCCCAACTGCATCGGTCCGCAACCCGGTTGAGCGATCGCTTGCAGCAGTTTTCCCGAGTCCGCGTCCTCGTCGTCGGCGACTTGACCCTCGACGAGTTTCTGACCGGACAAGTCGAGCGCATCTCCCGCGAAGCCCCCGTTCCCATCGTCCGTCACGAAAACACCCGACAAGTCCCCGGTGGGGGAGCCAATGCGGTTTACAATTTGGCGAAGTTGGGCGCTCAAGTCAAAGTGGCGGGGTTGGTCGGTGAAGACGAACCGGGTCGGGCGTTATTGAACATTTTTGAAGGAGTAGGGATTGACACGAGCGGGATTTTGCGCGATCGCGATCGCCCCACGGTCACCAAAACCCGCATTTCGGCGCACTCGCGCCAATCCGTCACCCAGCAAATCGTCCGCATCGATCGCAAATCCGACGCCCTCCCCCATCCCGACTTACAAGCGCGACTCGCCGACTACATCCGCCAACAGCATTCCGCCGTCGATGCGATTCTCTGTTCGGACTACGGCGATGGCGTCCTCACCTCCCGGACGATAGAGGCGACCCTCAAACATCCGTTAACCGTCGTCGATACTCAAAAGCACCTCGACCGCTACCGAGGCGCCAGTTTATTTACCCCCAACTTACCCGAAGCCGAACAAGCCCTCGGTTACAAAATTGACACCCTCGCCACCCTCGAACGCGCTGGAGGCGATTTACTCGATTTGACCCAAGCAGACTATATTTTGATCACGCGCGGCGAACAAGGGATGAGCATCTTCGATCGCGCCGGAACGATCGCTCACATCCCCGCCTTCAACCGCACCGACGTCTTCGACGTTACCGGAGCTGGCGATACCGTGGTCGCCGTCCTCACATTGGGATTGGCGATCGGCGCGACCCCTTGGGAAGCCGCCGTTTTAGGCAATTTAGCCGCCAGTTTGGTCGTGCGCCAGTTCGGAACCGCCACGACCACGATCGCCCAAATGCAAGAGGCATTATTTGAATTCATTCATGGAGATAGCACCAACCCGTCTTGA
- a CDS encoding CapA family protein, which yields MVGNEEVFALAKQGNSRAIATLLNRVLQGYRLSAQVRRKERGLHILIEGDRVPSPENCVQFIRKGLLQLDLESIDSVRIYGRPRGSQTPVWHQAFELKSSVKKSSKTGDRTILAGGLSPQKNGRSLQVNSSRKRNKNKRDARLQMPYFVVGLLGLSSLLIGSSWGAIATTDPQDPLALFAAIEENLGSVTLSVPKNPLKSQTSVTPLQPLAEEKVIADYSQVVNNFQTSIPSTSITIKAVGDIVPGTNFPSHKLPQDPHNLFASVKPYLQGADLLFGNFESTLTEHPFSSKNVSGSMTFAFRNPPAYAKILKEVGFDILNLANNHSFDFGEVGIQETIASLKAVGITPLGQKDEIIYLTIKNIPVAFIGFSPYDAHNSVLDLATTKALVEKASKNASIVIVSMHAGAEGSGAVHVSDRSEIFYGENRGNVVAFARTAIDAGADLVLGHGPHVPRALELYKGKLIAYSLGNFIGYRTLSTGGNLSYSLILETELDIEGNLIAGKVIPVYIQEPGIPYIDQYFRSVQFLRNLIESDFPNTPLAIDRRGQLVVKEL from the coding sequence ATGGTGGGCAATGAAGAAGTTTTTGCGTTAGCTAAGCAAGGTAATTCGAGGGCGATTGCCACCCTTCTCAATCGGGTTTTGCAAGGGTATCGGCTCTCTGCTCAAGTTCGGAGGAAAGAGCGCGGTCTCCATATTCTGATCGAGGGCGATCGCGTACCTTCCCCGGAGAATTGCGTGCAGTTTATTCGCAAAGGCTTGCTGCAATTAGATTTGGAAAGCATCGATTCGGTTCGCATTTACGGACGTCCGCGCGGTTCTCAAACTCCGGTATGGCATCAAGCATTTGAGCTAAAAAGTTCTGTCAAAAAATCATCAAAAACAGGCGATCGCACCATCCTTGCGGGGGGTCTTTCTCCACAAAAAAATGGGCGATCGCTCCAGGTAAATTCCAGTCGCAAAAGAAATAAAAATAAGCGCGATGCCCGATTACAAATGCCCTATTTTGTGGTAGGACTTTTGGGACTTTCGAGCTTGTTAATCGGCAGTAGTTGGGGGGCGATCGCCACGACCGACCCACAGGATCCTTTGGCTTTATTTGCGGCGATCGAAGAAAACTTAGGCAGCGTCACCCTGTCTGTTCCTAAAAACCCCTTAAAAAGCCAAACTTCTGTAACTCCCCTGCAACCCTTAGCGGAAGAAAAAGTAATTGCAGACTACAGCCAAGTTGTCAATAACTTTCAAACCTCCATTCCCAGCACCTCTATTACTATCAAAGCGGTTGGAGATATCGTTCCCGGTACCAACTTTCCCAGTCATAAACTGCCGCAAGACCCTCACAACTTATTTGCATCGGTCAAACCTTATTTACAAGGTGCCGATCTTCTATTTGGCAACTTTGAAAGTACCTTAACCGAACATCCTTTTTCTTCCAAAAATGTAAGCGGTTCGATGACCTTTGCTTTCCGCAATCCTCCCGCCTATGCCAAAATCTTAAAAGAAGTTGGTTTTGACATTCTCAATTTAGCCAATAACCATTCTTTTGATTTTGGCGAAGTCGGGATTCAAGAGACGATCGCCAGTTTAAAAGCAGTAGGAATAACGCCGTTAGGGCAAAAAGACGAAATTATTTATTTAACGATTAAAAATATTCCAGTTGCGTTTATTGGTTTTAGTCCTTACGACGCTCACAATTCCGTTCTCGATTTAGCCACGACCAAGGCTTTAGTCGAAAAAGCTTCAAAAAATGCGAGTATTGTCATCGTTTCCATGCACGCTGGCGCCGAGGGGTCCGGCGCCGTCCACGTGAGCGATCGAAGCGAGATCTTTTACGGGGAAAATCGCGGAAATGTGGTTGCTTTCGCCCGGACGGCGATCGATGCAGGCGCCGATTTAGTCTTGGGTCACGGTCCCCACGTTCCCCGAGCTTTAGAACTTTATAAAGGCAAATTAATCGCTTATTCTTTAGGAAATTTTATCGGATATCGAACCTTGTCCACGGGCGGAAATCTCAGTTATTCATTAATTTTAGAAACGGAATTAGATATCGAAGGAAATTTAATAGCGGGGAAGGTGATTCCCGTCTATATCCAAGAACCGGGTATCCCCTATATCGACCAATATTTCCGTTCGGTTCAATTCCTTCGCAATTTAATCGAAAGCGATTTCCCCAATACTCCATTGGCGATCGACCGTCGGGGTCAACTGGTGGTAAAAGAACTTTAA
- the lipA gene encoding lipoyl synthase — MSLNTDRTVSNANPTSSLKAEIAAMPPWLRQKGIGKASEISTVQKIIKQRQIHTICEEGRCPNRGECYSRKTATFLLMGPICTRSCAFCQVDKGHAPMPLDPDEPQKVAEAVDLLDLRYVVLTCVARDDLADGGAGRFVATMAAIRDRRPQTEIEVLTADFWGGQEPGRSPLERQRDRIATVVAARPACYNHNIETVRRLQGPVRRGAKYDRSLDVLRYVKDCDPSLPTKSGLMLGHGETEAEIIETLQDLRAVGCDRLTLGQYMRPSLEHLPVRHYWTPEQFDRLGAIARDMGFAHVRSGPLVRSSYHAGETP; from the coding sequence ATGTCTCTCAATACCGATCGCACCGTCTCCAACGCCAATCCGACCTCTAGCCTCAAAGCCGAAATTGCGGCGATGCCCCCGTGGTTGCGTCAAAAAGGGATCGGCAAAGCCAGTGAAATTTCTACGGTTCAAAAAATTATCAAACAGCGTCAAATTCACACGATTTGTGAAGAAGGGCGCTGTCCCAACCGAGGGGAATGTTACAGCCGCAAAACGGCGACTTTCCTGCTCATGGGGCCGATTTGCACCCGTTCGTGTGCCTTTTGTCAAGTCGATAAAGGTCACGCGCCGATGCCCTTGGATCCGGACGAACCGCAAAAGGTCGCCGAAGCCGTGGACTTACTCGATTTGCGCTACGTGGTTTTAACTTGCGTCGCCCGCGACGATCTCGCCGACGGGGGGGCCGGTCGGTTTGTAGCGACGATGGCAGCAATTCGCGATCGCCGTCCCCAAACCGAGATCGAAGTGCTGACCGCCGATTTTTGGGGCGGACAGGAGCCGGGGCGATCGCCGCTCGAGCGACAACGCGATCGGATCGCCACCGTCGTCGCCGCTCGACCTGCGTGCTACAACCACAACATCGAAACCGTGCGGCGCCTGCAAGGCCCCGTGCGTCGCGGGGCGAAATACGATCGCTCCCTCGACGTCCTGCGCTACGTCAAAGACTGCGATCCGAGCCTGCCGACCAAATCCGGCTTGATGCTCGGTCACGGCGAAACCGAAGCGGAAATTATCGAAACCTTGCAAGATTTGCGCGCCGTAGGCTGCGATCGCCTGACCTTGGGGCAGTACATGCGCCCGTCTTTGGAACACTTGCCCGTGCGCCACTACTGGACCCCCGAACAGTTCGATCGCCTCGGGGCGATCGCCCGCGACATGGGCTTTGCCCACGTTCGCTCAGGACCGCTCGTTCGCAGTTCCTACCACGCAGGCGAAACCCCCTAA
- a CDS encoding response regulator: MANKILVIDDSKVIQRMVKEMLPAGNFEVLEARDGEQGLKLIRSENPNLIMLDFLLPKVSGWEVFQQLDKMSNTQGKMTPLVLMSGRKEEVTEKISEPFEFFEFIEKPFEKKSLIEAIKTSMAKAKKWKPKGGAAKAAPAGAAAVGGLKEIQAIEQKMAKMQAEIDALKKQNAQILNFIKQKLK; encoded by the coding sequence GTGGCAAACAAAATCCTGGTTATCGATGACAGTAAGGTCATCCAACGGATGGTCAAAGAAATGTTACCCGCAGGCAATTTTGAAGTCTTAGAAGCCAGAGACGGGGAACAGGGACTGAAATTAATCCGTTCTGAAAATCCTAACCTGATCATGCTCGACTTCCTCTTACCAAAAGTTAGCGGTTGGGAAGTGTTCCAACAGCTCGACAAAATGTCGAACACTCAGGGAAAAATGACCCCCCTCGTGTTAATGTCGGGGCGTAAAGAGGAAGTGACTGAGAAAATTTCCGAACCGTTCGAGTTTTTTGAATTTATCGAAAAACCTTTCGAGAAAAAATCTCTGATCGAAGCGATTAAAACTTCAATGGCGAAAGCCAAGAAGTGGAAGCCAAAAGGAGGGGCGGCGAAGGCTGCTCCCGCAGGGGCGGCGGCGGTCGGCGGTTTGAAGGAAATTCAGGCGATCGAACAAAAAATGGCGAAGATGCAGGCCGAAATTGACGCGCTGAAGAAGCAAAATGCCCAAATTCTCAACTTTATTAAGCAAAAGCTTAAATAG
- a CDS encoding CobW family GTP-binding protein codes for MDDPNKKVLWVPKRGMPITIITGFLGSGKTTLLNHILSNNKNLKIAVLVNEFGDINIDSQLLVSIDENMLELSNGCICCTINDGLVDAVYRILERSDRIDYMVIETTGVADPLPIILTFLGTELRDFTRLDAIVTMVDAESFTPDCFDSEAALKQIAYADITILNKTDLAIPEKIESLEAYIRTIKEGARILHSQHGNVPLPLILDVGHNQRETYDELLGEGDRPTHSDNDNEDPKDRHHHHHDHQDHHDHQDHHDHHDHHHSSHLDNDGFVSISFESDRPFEVKKFETFLQERLPQNVFRAKGIIWFQESELANIFQLSGPRFDLQTEQWKTSPKNQLVFIGRGLNGEQIRQQLMDCLTRTPSLQ; via the coding sequence GGGTTCCCAAACGAGGGATGCCCATTACGATAATTACCGGATTTTTGGGGAGTGGGAAAACAACCTTGCTCAATCATATTTTGAGTAACAATAAAAACCTGAAAATCGCCGTTCTTGTTAATGAATTTGGCGACATCAATATTGACAGTCAATTGCTAGTTTCTATAGATGAGAATATGCTAGAGCTGAGCAATGGCTGTATTTGCTGTACGATTAATGATGGTTTAGTCGATGCCGTCTATCGTATTTTAGAACGGAGCGATCGCATCGACTATATGGTAATTGAAACTACCGGAGTTGCCGATCCCCTGCCAATTATTCTGACCTTTCTTGGAACCGAACTGAGAGACTTTACCCGACTCGATGCGATCGTGACGATGGTCGATGCGGAAAGCTTCACGCCAGATTGCTTTGACAGCGAAGCAGCCTTAAAACAAATTGCTTATGCAGATATCACCATTTTGAATAAAACTGATTTGGCAATACCGGAGAAAATAGAGAGTTTGGAAGCTTACATTCGCACGATTAAAGAAGGGGCGAGAATTCTTCACAGTCAACATGGAAATGTACCGCTCCCCTTAATTTTAGACGTGGGTCACAACCAGCGAGAAACCTATGACGAGTTACTGGGAGAAGGCGATCGCCCGACGCACTCGGATAACGATAATGAAGATCCTAAAGATCGCCATCACCATCACCACGACCACCAGGACCACCACGACCACCAGGACCACCACGACCACCACGACCACCATCATTCTTCCCATTTAGATAATGATGGTTTTGTCTCGATTTCATTTGAGAGCGATCGCCCCTTCGAGGTCAAAAAATTTGAAACTTTCTTACAAGAAAGATTGCCACAAAATGTGTTTCGAGCCAAAGGGATTATTTGGTTCCAAGAAAGCGAGTTAGCCAATATCTTTCAACTGAGCGGTCCGCGCTTCGACTTGCAAACCGAGCAATGGAAAACGTCACCCAAAAACCAACTCGTATTTATCGGTCGCGGTCTCAATGGAGAGCAAATCCGACAACAGTTAATGGACTGCCTGACCCGAACGCCCAGTTTACAGTGA
- the folE gene encoding GTP cyclohydrolase I FolE, with protein MNFSISPDGIDAKPTLNRPPSPVSEAQMQEAVRTLLLGIGEDPDREGLRDTPKRMVKALRFLTSGYQQSLDELLNGAIFEENTNEMVLVRDIDLFSSCEHHILPILGRAHVAYIPNGKVIGLSKIARICEMYGRRLQVQERLTQQIADALQGLLKPQGVAVVVEATHMCMVMRGVQKPGSWTVTSSMQGVFAEDARTRQEFMDLIRHHPSFH; from the coding sequence ATGAATTTCTCTATTTCACCGGACGGGATTGACGCCAAACCGACGCTAAACCGACCGCCGTCTCCAGTCTCCGAAGCGCAGATGCAAGAAGCTGTGCGAACCCTTTTACTGGGGATCGGAGAAGATCCCGATCGCGAAGGCTTGCGAGATACACCAAAACGAATGGTTAAAGCGCTGCGCTTCTTAACTTCGGGTTACCAGCAATCTTTAGACGAACTGCTCAACGGTGCTATTTTTGAGGAAAATACGAATGAAATGGTGTTGGTACGCGACATCGATCTGTTTAGCTCCTGCGAACACCATATTTTACCCATTCTCGGACGAGCCCACGTGGCGTATATTCCCAATGGCAAAGTCATTGGTTTGTCTAAAATTGCCCGTATTTGTGAAATGTATGGCCGTCGCCTTCAAGTTCAGGAACGACTGACACAGCAAATAGCAGATGCGTTGCAAGGATTGCTCAAACCTCAAGGGGTTGCAGTTGTCGTGGAAGCCACCCACATGTGTATGGTGATGCGCGGGGTGCAAAAGCCCGGTTCGTGGACGGTGACCAGTTCGATGCAAGGGGTGTTTGCGGAGGATGCGAGAACCCGACAAGAATTCATGGATTTGATCCGTCATCATCCATCGTTTCATTAA
- a CDS encoding alanine/glycine:cation symporter family protein: protein MKQRWLLILLFALTPTVALAQAEPEAPQTLVNQIDAIFTPIVNTMASVLLFDVFSVPLIVLWLVAGAIFFTFRMGFINLRAFKHAWFVIAGHYDDPAEEGEVTHFQALAAALSATVGLGNIAGVAIAVSIGGPGAMFWMTVAGLFGMSSKFVECTLAQKYRIHLGNGQVAGGPMYYLSKGLSELGLRPLGKFLAALFAVCCIGAAFGGGNMFQANQSYVAVAGAFSQLFGENTTLPSWIYGVGISILVALVIIGGIRRIGAVAAALVPSMCAIYILASLWIILVNLPAVPGAVGSIISEAFLPKAVEGGFIGVLVQGLRRSAFSNEAGLGSAAIAHAAARTHEPVREGIVALLEPFIDTVVICNMTALVVVITGEYADQSTAPGVETTAAAFGTVIEWFPLVLGLAVFLFAFSTMISWSYYGERAWTYLFGEQTMIIYRLMFVVCVFIGSVVNLGAVLDFADMMLFSMAFPNILGAFLLSNKVLDDLNDYMARLKSGEMPVFK from the coding sequence ATGAAACAACGCTGGCTGTTAATTTTACTCTTTGCCTTGACGCCCACCGTGGCTTTGGCGCAAGCCGAACCGGAAGCGCCCCAAACCCTCGTCAATCAGATCGATGCCATTTTCACCCCTATTGTTAATACGATGGCATCGGTTCTCTTATTCGATGTTTTTAGCGTTCCGCTTATCGTCCTCTGGCTGGTTGCGGGGGCGATCTTCTTTACCTTCCGCATGGGATTTATCAACTTGCGCGCCTTCAAACACGCTTGGTTCGTGATTGCAGGACATTACGACGATCCGGCGGAAGAAGGCGAGGTTACCCATTTCCAAGCTCTCGCCGCCGCCCTTTCCGCCACCGTAGGATTGGGAAATATTGCCGGGGTGGCGATCGCCGTTTCTATCGGCGGACCGGGTGCGATGTTCTGGATGACAGTAGCCGGGTTATTCGGAATGAGCAGTAAATTCGTCGAATGTACCCTGGCACAAAAATATCGGATCCACCTAGGTAACGGACAAGTTGCAGGCGGTCCGATGTACTACTTATCCAAAGGCTTGAGCGAACTGGGTCTGCGTCCTTTAGGGAAGTTTCTAGCGGCTTTGTTTGCAGTTTGCTGCATTGGGGCAGCGTTTGGAGGCGGGAATATGTTCCAAGCCAACCAATCTTACGTCGCCGTCGCGGGAGCGTTCAGCCAATTATTCGGGGAAAATACGACCCTGCCGAGTTGGATTTACGGTGTCGGCATCTCGATCCTCGTGGCTTTGGTCATTATCGGTGGAATTCGACGGATTGGCGCGGTTGCTGCCGCGTTGGTGCCGTCGATGTGTGCGATCTACATCCTGGCTTCTCTTTGGATTATTTTAGTCAACTTACCTGCGGTTCCCGGTGCTGTTGGCAGCATTATTTCGGAAGCATTTCTGCCGAAAGCGGTTGAAGGCGGCTTTATCGGGGTGTTAGTGCAGGGGTTGCGCCGTTCGGCGTTCTCCAACGAGGCGGGATTGGGTTCGGCGGCGATCGCCCATGCTGCCGCACGCACTCACGAACCCGTCCGCGAGGGGATTGTTGCCTTACTCGAACCGTTCATCGACACGGTCGTGATCTGCAACATGACCGCCTTGGTCGTCGTGATTACCGGAGAATATGCAGACCAGTCCACGGCGCCGGGAGTGGAAACGACGGCGGCAGCGTTCGGTACGGTCATCGAGTGGTTCCCCTTGGTGTTGGGATTGGCGGTGTTCTTATTCGCGTTCTCGACGATGATTTCCTGGAGTTACTACGGCGAACGCGCCTGGACTTATCTGTTCGGCGAACAAACGATGATTATTTACCGTTTGATGTTCGTGGTTTGCGTGTTTATCGGGTCGGTGGTCAATTTGGGTGCCGTTCTCGATTTTGCCGACATGATGTTATTTTCGATGGCTTTTCCGAACATCCTCGGCGCTTTCTTACTCTCGAATAAGGTGCTAGACGATCTCAACGATTACATGGCCCGATTGAAAAGCGGCGAAATGCCCGTGTTTAAGTAA
- the rfbB gene encoding dTDP-glucose 4,6-dehydratase yields MTSTPTPSQQRTARRILITGGAGFIGSNFVHHWCRRYPGDRVVVLDALTYAGNRANLATLERLDNFRFIAGNICDRALVDTLLVDEKIDTIAHFAAESHVDRSILGPGAFIETNVVGTFTLLEAYRQHYTQNRELISDRGGLFLHVSTDEVYGSLGPNDPAFSETTPYAPNSPYSASKAGSDHLARAYFHTYNIPTIITNCSNNYGPYHFPEKLIPLMCINMLLGKALPVYGDGQNIRDWLYVEDHCSALDTVIHKGKPGETYNIGGNNEVKNIDLVKMLCQLMDELAVDLPVKPAEDLITFVKDRPGHDRRYAIDATKIKTELGWQPSVTVEEGLRKTIRWYLDNQTWWRPLLSEEYQAYYRQVYA; encoded by the coding sequence ATGACCTCGACCCCTACCCCATCTCAACAGAGAACTGCCCGTCGCATTTTGATTACAGGCGGGGCAGGTTTTATCGGATCGAATTTCGTTCACCATTGGTGTCGTCGCTATCCGGGCGATCGCGTCGTGGTTCTCGACGCCCTCACTTATGCAGGCAATCGCGCCAATTTAGCGACCCTCGAACGACTTGACAACTTTCGATTCATCGCGGGAAATATCTGCGATCGCGCCCTCGTCGATACCCTCTTAGTGGACGAAAAAATCGATACGATCGCTCACTTTGCCGCCGAATCTCACGTCGATCGCTCCATCCTCGGTCCCGGCGCCTTCATCGAAACTAACGTCGTCGGTACCTTTACCTTACTCGAAGCTTACCGCCAACATTACACCCAAAATCGAGAGCTGATTTCAGACAGAGGGGGTCTGTTCCTGCACGTTTCCACCGATGAAGTATACGGCAGTCTCGGCCCGAATGACCCAGCCTTCAGCGAAACCACGCCCTACGCCCCGAACAGCCCCTATTCTGCCTCCAAAGCAGGCAGCGATCACCTCGCCCGCGCCTACTTTCACACCTACAATATCCCCACGATTATCACCAACTGCTCCAATAATTACGGTCCCTATCATTTCCCCGAAAAACTGATTCCGTTAATGTGCATTAACATGCTTTTGGGGAAAGCATTACCCGTCTATGGTGACGGTCAAAATATTCGCGATTGGCTTTATGTCGAAGATCATTGTAGTGCCTTAGATACGGTAATTCACAAGGGTAAACCGGGCGAAACTTATAATATTGGCGGCAATAACGAAGTCAAAAATATTGACTTGGTAAAAATGTTGTGTCAGTTAATGGACGAATTGGCGGTCGATCTGCCCGTCAAACCTGCAGAAGACCTCATTACCTTTGTCAAAGACCGTCCCGGACACGATCGCCGCTACGCGATCGACGCCACTAAAATTAAAACTGAGTTGGGATGGCAACCGTCCGTCACCGTGGAAGAAGGATTGAGAAAAACGATCCGATGGTATCTCGACAATCAAACTTGGTGGCGACCGTTACTGTCGGAAGAATATCAAGCCTACTACCGCCAGGTTTATGCTTAA
- a CDS encoding MoaD/ThiS family protein → MTDSSITISLKLFAAYQEAYNCEQLTLQLPPNTPVVAVLDRLVGEHPELERWRPVTRFAVNLQFVSADTPLQHGDEVVLIPPVSGG, encoded by the coding sequence ATGACTGATTCTTCGATAACCATCTCGCTCAAATTGTTTGCCGCTTACCAAGAAGCTTACAATTGCGAACAATTAACTTTACAATTGCCCCCGAACACCCCCGTCGTCGCCGTCCTCGATCGCCTCGTCGGCGAACATCCCGAATTGGAACGGTGGCGCCCGGTAACTCGTTTCGCGGTCAATTTGCAATTCGTCAGCGCCGATACCCCCCTCCAACACGGAGATGAAGTCGTCTTGATTCCTCCGGTCAGTGGCGGTTAG